Proteins co-encoded in one Brassica oleracea var. oleracea cultivar TO1000 chromosome C4, BOL, whole genome shotgun sequence genomic window:
- the LOC106339026 gene encoding mavicyanin-like, translated as IKSNTFFTSLMILLALFGVAVGGTVHKVGDSSGWTMMGVNYEAWASSKTFQVGDSLAFEYNNGFHDVTEVTHNDFELCEPSKPLARYQTGSDTISLTKPGYQNFICGFPSHCYIGQKLQILVLPASLGPVAAPVPGPVRSPTTFSSSLSPVNNVPQHQMGPPPTPHSAAATNNVWIGFSYFLLSLFILV; from the coding sequence ATTAAGAGCAACACCTTCTTCACTTCTTTGATGATTCTTCTCGCTCTCTTTGGAGTTGCCGTTGGAGGAACAGTGCACAAAGTGGGCGACTCAAGCGGATGGACCATGATGGGTGTTAATTACGAAGCCTGGGCTTCTTCAAAAACTTTTCAAGTCGGAGACTCTTTGGCTTTTGAATACAACAACGGTTTTCATGACGTCACTGAAGTCACTCACAATGATTTCGAGCTGTGTGAACCGTCTAAACCATTAGCCAGATATCAAACAGGATCAGATACGATCAGTCTAACAAAACCAGGATACCAAAACTTCATATGCGGATTTCCTAGTCACTGCTACATAGGACAAAAGCTTCAAATCCTCGTCCTACCAGCCTCCTTGGGTCCCGTTGCAGCTCCAGTTCCCGGACCAGTTCGATCACCTACTACCTTCTCGTCATCTCTTTCACCGGTTAATAATGTTCCACAGCATCAGATGGGTCCACCACCAACTCCACATAGCGCAGCTGCAACCAATAATGTTTGGATCGGATTCAGCTACTTTCTACTTTCTCTTTTCATCTTAGTTTGA